The DNA segment GTcccaaaaaaaatacaaattgagGAATGCAGCTCCATGATTCCATTTTCGCATTACCAAACGGTTCTTTCTTTCTTAAACAAGAGAGAAGAAGAACCTGTCCAAGAATTTGAAAGCAAAACCCTATATAAAAACCTCAACTTTATACAAGAAAGCTGCTACCTTTACCTCACTCTCTCTTTCTTGCTTGGAATGTGAATCGACCCTTTTGAGTTTTGAGCCTCAGATTCAAGTCTTAAACATAGGAAGACTGAAATGGGTGAACGAACCTGTCTTGTGAGATCATTTTCTCATCCATCTAATGCTTCTCGGGAAACCAAAGAGGTTTGTTTTATGAAAACTTTCAgttttaatttcaatttgggtaatTCATGTTCTTTGTTTATCTTGGTCTGTTTGGTTTGGTTTAATTGTTATTGTTTTGTTTGGTTACTGCGAAATCATGGAAAATCTAGTGAGATTTAGGTTTAAAATGGGGAAATGAAGAATTAACTTGTAATAGCATGCAACTGTTTTGAGTTGTTGAGAGTTCTTTCAATATAATCATTTTTCTCTTCTcattctgtattttttttttttcaatttgctTCTGTTCTTATTTCTGTGTGTTTCTGATCTCACACCAAgaaactaaagaaaggaaagaaatacCCATTTTTGTTAACTCCTTAATTTTCTTGCATAATGCCCGCATTTTAGCATTTTCCACATTCTctatatcatcatcatcatcatcgaGTACAAGGGAACTGATATGGCTTCCAAGACCAAGATAAGTAGTAGGTACTAAAAAAATTATGAgtaaattttaaatttgattCAAATTGTGGATGAGATCCATCTTTGTTATgggtttattttgttttgtaataGTTTGTCAGATTTGTCGGTTCAAGACTCGTCTTACACCTTTAGTTGGATCCACTCCCAATTAAAGCTTTATGCGTATGCTAGACTCGAAATCGAGATCTAGCTTAAGCGACTTCAGACTCTTAACACTCAAACCAACTTTAGTTGGTTCTTTGTTATGGGTTTTCTTCCCCcctttttgttctttgtttgaaTTTTGATTCAAATCAGTTCATGTTCATTCTCTTACACTGGTTGATTGGTGCTTGGAAGCAAATGCAAATGCCTAATTTATTTGTATGTTTCTCAGGAACAATGCTATAGGGAATTTCTGATAATTTAAATTTTcagtccttttttttcttattttatgcaTGTATTTGTTTGGTTGCAGCTCTTGGTTGCTGTCTAGGCTAGTTGATACAATAGAAACCTCTGGTAAAATGCCCGCCCGTAACCCAAAAAAGTACATTCCATAGTCCGTTTTAGGTTACCCATTCAGTGACTTTGGCACTGGATGTTCCCAAAAAAAAAGGGTACTCTCGAATCGGGTGAATTCAATAATAGTGTCTGTTGCCATTCCAGCCTTCCTTCTCCTTGCAGGGCCTATCCGAAAGAGAATCCAGTACTTCTTCGTCGTGAATATCTGAATAGGACGAACCACCCCTTGGATAACTTTGCTTCGGAACAAAATAATTAGAATTAGGCCTGGTCAATTGGAATGTGTATTATCCATGTAGGTgttttgtttcatatttttatttgaacttaTTTCAATTGATATACAGAGTTACCATTTTATGGTTTATTTGTATGGGTAAAATTTGATTACAGGAAACTTGATTGAGGTTACTGATTAATCTTATAATTAAGAAAAGTACAAATCTTTGGAGTTTCTTTGTTCATGGTTTTGTTGATTCTAGTAGCGATTTAATGCGATGGCAAAACATGTTCTATTTACAGGGTGACCCTTTTCGAGCCCTTTCAGAATCAATCTCCTTTGGAAGATTTATGTCAGAATCTTTAGATTGGGAAAAATGGTCAAGTTTCTCTCACAATCGCTACTTAGAAGAAGTTGAGAAAATTTCTAAGCCGGGTTCTGTTGCTCAAAAGAAAGCTTTCTTTGAAGATCACTACAAGAAAAGAGCTGCCATGAAAGCAACAGCCTTGCCTAAGCAACCAAATGCTACAGTCGATAGTATTCCCGAAGAAGAAATGGCTGCTGAtaatgtttcagaaattgaaacCACGTTTAATAGCATTCCTCAAGTAGAAATGGCAGCTAATAATGTTCCAGAAACTGAAATCAAAGTTAACAGCATGACAGCTATTAATTTTCCAGAAACCGAAAATATGAGCAAAATTGACGGTGATTCGTTGGGAGATTCATTGCCCAAGGAAGCAACTGGGGATCTTGTCATCGACAAACAGGAACAATATCAAATCATTGAGCTAGCACTTTCTTCTGATGCAATGACAGATTGTTTACAAAATGCAATCATGGAAAGAACAGGAGAGGCAATAGAAGAAAAGGAAGAGGTGGAGAAACTTATTCAGATAGAACACTCGAAGGAGCTTGATAATGTTGAGAACTCTGAAATGAATGCAGCCGCACCGGAAGAGAAAAAGCTGATTGAGGTAAATCATGACATTAACGTTCATTTCTTTGTGAATTCCGTTAACTCTGTTTTGTTTCTATTTCAATCAGGAACCTGCCGAGAAGGAGAATGTGGCCGTACAAAAGAACACCATTTCTTTGCCAATTAATAAAAGGCAGATGAGTTCATTGTCGAAATCATCAATCCAAAGTAGAGCTTCCAAATTCCCGAAGTCTTTGGCCAAAATGGTGAGTTCCACACAGCTCAATGAGGTAAATCATGGCATTAACCTTCGTTTCTTTGTGAATTCCTTTAACTCTGTTTTGTTTCTATTTCAAGCAGGGAGCTGCTGAAAAGGAGAATGTGGGCATACAAAAGAACACCGTTGCTTTGCCAATTAATAAAAGGCAGATGAGTTCATTGTCGAAATCATCAAGTCAAAGTAGAGCTTCCAAAAT comes from the Euphorbia lathyris chromosome 5, ddEupLath1.1, whole genome shotgun sequence genome and includes:
- the LOC136228814 gene encoding uncharacterized protein isoform X2; amino-acid sequence: MGERTCLVRSFSHPSNASRETKEGDPFRALSESISFGRFMSESLDWEKWSSFSHNRYLEEVEKISKPGSVAQKKAFFEDHYKKRAAMKATALPKQPNATVDSIPEEEMAADNVSEIETTFNSIPQVEMAANNVPETEIKVNSMTAINFPETENMSKIDGDSLGDSLPKEATGDLVIDKQEQYQIIELALSSDAMTDCLQNAIMERTGEAIEEKEEVEKLIQIEHSKELDNVENSEMNAAAPEEKKLIEEPAEKENVAVQKNTISLPINKRQMSSLSKSSIQSRASKFPKSLAKMGAAEKENVGIQKNTVALPINKRQMSSLSKSSSQSRASKISKSLAKMVSSTELNVGTNFKPKSKSPVGGLINDKKLNSKSVHMSINLASHSGLTSKGSIRMSKECSAITKNSTRASIYGISKLLPSNCQSDDKRNQALSKSVSGGTIAGGILQPLSGDDTKSNGSKARSPIISSPFRFRSEERAAKRKEFFQKLEEKNILKMHTQVKSKVPLTLPRSPKLERKPSSSVVQETRFQLPKRPSVNGERITPKSKQSTTRSVTSVPKKKAHENAPPNIQH
- the LOC136228814 gene encoding protein WVD2-like 7 isoform X1, which codes for MGERTCLVRSFSHPSNASRETKEGDPFRALSESISFGRFMSESLDWEKWSSFSHNRYLEEVEKISKPGSVAQKKAFFEDHYKKRAAMKATALPKQPNATVDSIPEEEMAADNVSEIETTFNSIPQVEMAANNVPETEIKVNSMTAINFPETENMSKIDGDSLGDSLPKEATGDLVIDKQEQYQIIELALSSDAMTDCLQNAIMERTGEAIEEKEEVEKLIQIEHSKELDNVENSEMNAAAPEEKKLIEEPAEKENVAVQKNTISLPINKRQMSSLSKSSIQSRASKFPKSLAKMVSSTQLNEGAAEKENVGIQKNTVALPINKRQMSSLSKSSSQSRASKISKSLAKMVSSTELNVGTNFKPKSKSPVGGLINDKKLNSKSVHMSINLASHSGLTSKGSIRMSKECSAITKNSTRASIYGISKLLPSNCQSDDKRNQALSKSVSGGTIAGGILQPLSGDDTKSNGSKARSPIISSPFRFRSEERAAKRKEFFQKLEEKNILKMHTQVKSKVPLTLPRSPKLERKPSSSVVQETRFQLPKRPSVNGERITPKSKQSTTRSVTSVPKKKAHENAPPNIQH